In Streptomyces sp. NBC_01408, one DNA window encodes the following:
- a CDS encoding ATP-binding cassette domain-containing protein: protein MPGAIYAEGLVKTFGDVRALDGVDLDVPEGTVLGLLGPNGAGKTTTVRVLTTLLRPDSGKAVVAGIDVLKHPNEVRRAIGLSGQFAAVDEYLTGRENLQMVGRLYQMKAKAAKARADELLERFNLADAADRTAKTYSGGMRRRLDLAAALVVSPPVMFMDEPTTGLDPRNRQQLWGIIQELVAGGTTLLLTTQYLEEADHLAHDICVVDHGKVIARGTSDQLKARTGGERVEVVVHERGHMATAREVLAGFGKGETTVEDHTRKLTVPVAGGAKLLAEVIRELDARGIEIDDIGLRRPTLDDVFISLTGHAAELAAEENGESPADGDGRGKGTGKGKDKDNKALKETAK from the coding sequence ATGCCAGGCGCCATCTACGCCGAAGGTCTGGTCAAGACCTTCGGCGATGTACGGGCTCTGGACGGCGTGGACCTCGACGTCCCCGAAGGCACCGTCCTGGGTCTGCTCGGCCCCAACGGCGCGGGCAAGACCACGACCGTACGCGTCCTGACCACCCTCCTCCGGCCCGACAGCGGCAAGGCCGTCGTCGCCGGGATCGACGTGCTCAAGCACCCCAACGAAGTCCGCCGCGCCATAGGACTGTCCGGCCAGTTCGCCGCCGTGGACGAGTACCTGACCGGTCGCGAGAACCTCCAGATGGTGGGCCGGCTCTACCAGATGAAGGCCAAGGCCGCGAAGGCCCGCGCCGACGAACTGCTCGAACGCTTCAACCTCGCCGACGCCGCCGACCGCACCGCCAAGACCTACTCCGGCGGCATGCGCAGGCGCCTCGACCTCGCGGCCGCCCTCGTCGTCAGCCCGCCCGTGATGTTCATGGACGAGCCGACCACCGGACTCGACCCGCGCAACCGCCAGCAGCTGTGGGGAATCATCCAGGAACTGGTCGCCGGCGGCACCACCCTGCTGCTCACCACCCAGTACCTGGAGGAGGCCGACCACCTCGCGCACGACATCTGCGTGGTCGACCACGGCAAGGTCATCGCCCGTGGCACCTCCGACCAGCTCAAGGCCCGCACGGGCGGAGAGCGCGTGGAGGTCGTCGTCCACGAGCGCGGCCACATGGCCACCGCGCGCGAGGTCCTCGCGGGCTTCGGCAAGGGCGAGACCACGGTCGAAGACCACACCCGCAAGCTCACCGTGCCCGTGGCGGGCGGCGCCAAGCTGCTCGCCGAGGTCATCCGCGAGCTGGACGCCCGCGGCATCGAGATCGACGACATAGGCCTGCGCCGTCCCACCCTCGACGACGTGTTCATCTCCCTGACCGGCCACGCGGCCGAGCTCGCCGCCGAGGAGAACGGCGAATCGCCGGCG
- the ilvA gene encoding threonine ammonia-lyase translates to MNYRVPTPVPQVILDDVRGAQKMLSGVSRVTAIEGSRHLSSLTGSPVHFKCENLQRTGSFKLRGAYVRIAGLRPEQRAAGVVAASAGNHAQGVALASSLLGVRSTVFMPVGAPLPKVAATQEYGAEVRMHGQVVDETLAAAQEYADRTGAVFIHPFDHHDIIAGQGTVGLEILEQCPEVRTILVGIGGGGLAAGIAVAVKALRPDVRVIGVQAAGAAAYPPSLKVGHPVSIDDPQTMADGIKVGRPGDIPFKIIGELLDDVRTVSEDALSSALLLCLERAKMVVEPAGCSPVAALLSEPELYGGGPVVAVLSGGNVDPLLLQRILRHGMAAAGRYLSLRLRVADRPGALAGLLAVLSVVDANVLDVSHVRTDPRLGLTEVEVELHLETKGPEHCAEVARALHGAGYKVTG, encoded by the coding sequence ATGAACTACCGAGTGCCCACGCCCGTCCCGCAGGTCATCCTCGACGACGTCCGGGGGGCTCAGAAGATGCTCTCCGGCGTCTCCCGGGTCACGGCCATCGAGGGCAGCCGGCACCTCTCCTCGCTCACCGGCTCACCGGTCCACTTCAAGTGCGAGAACCTCCAGCGCACCGGCTCCTTCAAGCTGCGCGGAGCCTACGTACGCATCGCGGGCCTGCGCCCCGAGCAGCGGGCCGCCGGAGTCGTGGCGGCCAGCGCGGGCAACCACGCGCAGGGCGTGGCCCTCGCCTCCTCGCTCCTCGGGGTCCGCTCGACGGTGTTCATGCCCGTCGGGGCGCCGCTGCCGAAGGTGGCCGCCACCCAGGAGTACGGCGCCGAGGTGCGGATGCACGGCCAGGTCGTCGACGAGACCCTCGCCGCCGCCCAGGAGTACGCGGACCGCACCGGGGCGGTGTTCATCCACCCCTTCGACCACCACGACATCATCGCGGGCCAGGGCACGGTGGGCCTGGAGATCCTGGAGCAGTGCCCCGAGGTGCGCACGATCCTCGTCGGGATCGGCGGCGGCGGACTCGCGGCCGGAATCGCGGTCGCCGTGAAGGCGCTGCGGCCCGACGTACGGGTCATCGGGGTGCAGGCGGCGGGCGCGGCCGCGTACCCGCCCTCGCTCAAGGTCGGGCACCCGGTGTCGATCGACGACCCGCAGACGATGGCGGACGGCATCAAGGTCGGCCGCCCCGGCGACATCCCCTTCAAAATCATTGGCGAGCTGCTCGACGACGTGCGTACGGTCTCAGAGGACGCGCTCTCCAGCGCCCTGCTGCTGTGCCTGGAGCGGGCCAAGATGGTGGTCGAGCCGGCCGGGTGCAGCCCGGTCGCCGCGCTGCTGAGCGAGCCCGAACTGTACGGCGGGGGACCGGTGGTGGCAGTCCTGTCCGGCGGGAACGTCGACCCGCTGCTGCTCCAGCGGATCCTGCGCCACGGCATGGCGGCGGCGGGCCGGTACCTGTCGCTGCGGCTGCGCGTGGCCGACCGGCCGGGGGCCCTCGCCGGGCTCCTGGCGGTGTTGTCAGTGGTGGATGCGAACGTACTGGACGTGAGTCACGTCCGGACCGACCCGCGGCTCGGGCTCACCGAGGTGGAGGTGGAACTGCACCTGGAGACGAAGGGCCCGGAACACTGCGCGGAGGTCGCGCGGGCGCTGCACGGCGCGGGGTACAAGGTCACGGGATAG
- a CDS encoding MarR family winged helix-turn-helix transcriptional regulator, with protein MPSIPANSDLPAAAGAPAAAGLLDALQHQVAVFARRAEQTRLGGVGQARNSMDRAAYLLLNRLDLEGPMGVKALAGGMGIDSSTVTRQVAPLVDSGLVKRTSHPEDGRAVVLALSPRGLARLEEVRSSRRELMARVTEGWSQEERESFTGLLTRFNLSLSELMAAVAEAGPAS; from the coding sequence ATGCCTTCCATCCCGGCCAATTCCGACCTGCCCGCGGCGGCCGGAGCACCCGCCGCAGCCGGTCTCCTCGACGCGCTCCAGCACCAGGTGGCGGTCTTCGCCCGCCGCGCCGAGCAGACCCGCCTGGGCGGTGTCGGCCAGGCCCGCAACTCGATGGACCGCGCCGCGTACCTCCTGCTGAACCGGCTCGACCTGGAAGGCCCGATGGGCGTCAAGGCGCTCGCCGGCGGCATGGGCATCGACTCCTCCACCGTGACCCGGCAGGTCGCGCCGCTGGTCGACAGCGGTCTGGTCAAGCGGACCTCGCACCCCGAGGACGGCCGGGCCGTGGTCCTCGCGCTGTCCCCGCGCGGGCTCGCGCGGCTGGAGGAGGTCCGTTCCTCACGGCGCGAGCTGATGGCCCGGGTGACGGAGGGCTGGAGCCAGGAGGAGCGCGAGTCCTTCACCGGGCTGCTGACCCGCTTCAACCTGTCGCTGTCGGAGCTGATGGCGGCCGTGGCCGAGGCCGGCCCGGCGTCCTGA